Proteins from a genomic interval of Haloferax marinisediminis:
- the lhgO gene encoding L-2-hydroxyglutarate oxidase, producing MKHHDVTIVGGGCVGLSTAKHLSEQTDLDIAVLEKEHHLAEHQSGRNSGVLHPGFNYPPGSKKAQFATEGTRRMKQYCATHGVPCEELGVLVVAKTDREEAYLDVLASRAEANGVEYELLDSQAEIREHEPYAVGQAAFYAPEAASVDSQQYTYALAREVQWNGVTLYTGHAVERIRKQPSGYHLTTSNSDIETTYLVNAAGLHADTLAHQVGVGHGYQVVPFRGEYYEVTPDRTKLCQTMIYPVPDPDLPFLGVHYTRRTDGKVIVGPNAVLAFGREAYQNTDVNLAELKEILTYEGFRRLLQSKTMLSVAWSELNKSYRKTAFTKAAQRLVPDIMEDDLHKSYAGIRAQLVSKDGKLVKDPLAIETDDAVHVLNAVSPGLTSSLPFGEHVATSVIEMENDSSSHL from the coding sequence ATGAAGCACCACGACGTCACCATCGTTGGTGGTGGCTGTGTCGGGTTGTCGACAGCAAAGCACCTCTCGGAACAGACTGACCTCGACATTGCCGTCTTAGAAAAAGAACACCACCTCGCCGAACACCAGAGTGGCCGGAACTCGGGTGTCCTCCACCCTGGGTTCAACTATCCTCCAGGTTCGAAGAAGGCACAGTTTGCCACCGAGGGGACACGACGGATGAAACAGTACTGTGCCACCCACGGCGTCCCGTGTGAGGAACTCGGCGTGCTCGTCGTCGCCAAAACTGACCGTGAAGAAGCGTATCTGGACGTCCTGGCTTCACGAGCAGAAGCGAACGGCGTCGAATACGAACTGCTGGACTCGCAGGCGGAGATACGAGAACACGAACCCTACGCAGTCGGGCAAGCCGCGTTTTACGCCCCAGAAGCAGCCTCAGTGGATTCGCAACAGTACACGTACGCGCTCGCGCGCGAGGTACAATGGAACGGTGTCACACTCTACACTGGACACGCCGTCGAGAGAATCCGGAAGCAACCGTCCGGCTACCACCTCACGACGAGCAATAGCGACATCGAAACCACGTATCTCGTCAACGCTGCAGGACTCCACGCCGATACGCTGGCACATCAGGTTGGCGTCGGTCACGGCTACCAAGTTGTCCCCTTCCGCGGCGAGTACTACGAGGTGACACCCGACCGAACCAAACTCTGCCAAACGATGATCTATCCGGTGCCTGACCCGGACCTTCCGTTCCTCGGCGTCCACTACACTCGGCGGACGGACGGAAAGGTGATTGTGGGGCCAAACGCAGTGTTGGCGTTCGGTCGAGAAGCCTACCAGAACACGGACGTCAACCTTGCAGAACTCAAAGAGATACTGACGTACGAAGGGTTCAGGAGATTACTGCAGTCGAAGACGATGCTCTCGGTCGCGTGGTCCGAACTGAACAAGTCCTACCGAAAGACCGCGTTCACGAAGGCCGCACAACGGTTGGTTCCAGATATCATGGAAGACGACCTCCACAAAAGCTACGCAGGCATCCGGGCACAACTCGTGAGCAAAGACGGGAAACTAGTCAAGGACCCCTTAGCGATCGAAACCGACGACGCAGTGCACGTCCTCAACGCAGTCTCACCAGGGCTTACCTCCTCACTGCCGTTCGGTGAGCACGTCGCAACGTCGGTCATCGAGATGGAAAACGACTCGTCGTCGCATTTGTGA